A DNA window from Plasmodium vinckei vinckei genome assembly, chromosome: PVVCY_02 contains the following coding sequences:
- a CDS encoding mRNA (N6-adenosine)-methyltransferase, putative has product MSLAREKYLKRKRELLESINIIDSNLEDKKDGRSKEKIGENKNDSQKDNKRKHEERQKYYENNKRDYEQNKSIKTNESGGNNSKNYDSLNRIEKNKTKHSTHHDRNENNSYSNANRDDSPLSIRENKYSRNDNLGMKPPSNMNKNDNRLSTQNYRGSNNVSDAQLDARYKDPLKDIPNLKNIEIYDSSILLLFTCKILLEMSEMDGGKPNNVKKVSITSVEILREIKSRNRKNIKFLKINILNNVLVHLTKNRSSEKHDYGKRSASDVVCEKYKEIKLEGSCIDIENVGINIIIKTVYINNIKKLLLRYMYKFSTTNNSMMNPNFSKNMARMEKDEIYRLGNNSNEYNINNSNMDGYNNNNMLGQREASYNSLTAENDNTKSFGAQQYLPEQYPNTGSEMMHINNNIISGNVHIEGGSKINYLENLLNEPTAKEKKIKEETTNILSILEAPTVIEELRIKKFQKKNDSVKIICQHLTRKACQKHNKECDKIHFKKIISEHTDISLGDCSYLDTCRHIETCKFVHYCVDKEDKMIMNEKSEMNKEQISKKKSNYKNTESFYTIKYDDNHTYEPQWIRCDLRNFDLSIFNQYVSVVMADPPWDIHMDLPYGTMTDNEMKHLPVQLIQDEGMIFLWVTGRAMELARECLQIWGYKRVEEILWVKTNHLQRIIRTGRTGHWINHSKEHCLVGIKGNPVINRNIDCNVIVSEVRETSRKPDEIYKLIERMCPQNLKIELFGRPHNVRRNWITLGNQLNGVVLHHPQVKERYNKVAPKLNMPLCE; this is encoded by the coding sequence atgtcCTTAGCTAGAGAAAAATATCTTAAGAGAAAAAGGGAGCTGCTCGAAAGCATAAACATAATTGACAGCAATTTagaagataaaaaagatgGTCGATCTAAGGAAAAAATTGgtgaaaacaaaaatgatTCACAAAAAGATAACAAACGAAAACATGAGGaaagacaaaaatattatgaaaataacaaaagaGATTATGAACAGAATAAGAGCATAAAAACGAATGAATCGGGTGGGAATAATAGTAAGAATTATGATAGTTTGAACagaatagaaaaaaataaaacaaaacacAGTACTCACCATGAtagaaatgaaaataattcgTATAGCAACGCGAATCGAGACGATTCACCATTAAGTATtagagaaaataaatactcTCGTAATGATAATCTTGGAATGAAGCCACCGTctaatatgaataaaaatgataatagaTTATCTACCCAGAATTATAGAGGGTCAAACAATGTTTCAGATGCTCAATTAGATGCAAGATATAAGGACCCATTAAAAGATATtccaaatttaaaaaacatcGAAATATACGATAGTTcgattttgttattatttacgTGTAAAATTTTGCTAGAAATGAGCGAAATGGATGGAGGGAAGCCAAATAATGTGAAGAAAGTATCCATTACATCTGTGGAAATTTTGAGAGAAATAAAATCTAGAAAccgtaaaaatataaaatttttaaaaataaatattttaaataatgttttaGTTCACTTGACCAAAAATAGAAGTAGCGAAAAACATGATTATGGAAAAAGGAGCGCATCAGATGTGGTGTGcgaaaaatataaggaAATAAAACTAGAAGGTTCGTGCATAGATATAGAAAACGTcggaataaatattattataaaaactgtatatataaataatatcaaaaaGCTGCTTCTTAGATATATGTACAAATTTAGCACTACTAATAATTCTATGATGAACCccaatttttcaaaaaatatggctAGAATGgaaaaagatgaaatatatagattaggaaataattcaaatgaatacaatattaataatagtaatatgGATGGTTATAATAACAACAATATGTTGGGGCAAAGGGAAGCCTCATATAATTCTTTAACTgcagaaaatgataatactAAAAGTTTTGGAGCACAACAATATTTACCAGAACAATATCCAAATACAGGAAGCGAAATGATGCAtatcaataataatattatcagTGGGAATGTACATATCGAAGGGGGAAGTAAAATAAACTACCTGGAAAATTTGCTAAATGAGCCTACggcaaaagaaaaaaagataaaagaAGAAACAACAAACATTTTATCTATTTTAGAGGCACCAACAGTAATTGAAGAGTTGAGAATAAAgaaatttcaaaaaaaaaatgattctgtaaaaataatatgtcaACATTTGACAAGGAAAGCATGccaaaaacataataaagaatgtgataaaattcattttaaaaaaataatatccgAGCACACAGATATATCATTAGGTGATTGTTCTTATTTAGATACTTGCAGACATATTGAAACATGCAAATTTGTTCATTATTGTGTTGATAAGGAAgataaaatgataatgaatGAAAAGAGTGAGATGAATAAAGAACaaattagtaaaaaaaaaagtaattacaaaaatacagaaagtttttatacaataaaatatgatgatAATCATACATATGAACCACAATGGATAAGATGCGATTTGCGAAATTTTGATTTAAGCATATTTAATCAATATGTTAGTGTAGTAATGGCAGATCCGCCATGGGATATACATATGGACTTACCTTATGGTACTATGACAGATAATGAAATGAAGCATTTGCCTGTACAACTAATACAAGATGAAGgaatgatatttttatggGTTACAGGGAGAGCAATGGAATTAGCTCGAGAATGTTTACAAATATGGGGATATAAACGAGTAGAAGAAATACTGTGGGTTAAAACAAATCATTTACAAAGAATTATTAGAACCGGTAGAACAGGGCATTGGATAAATCATTCAAAAGAACATTGCTTAGTAGGAATAAAAGGAAATCCAGTGATTAATAGAAATATAGATTGCAATGTTATTGTATCTGAAGTCAGAGAAACATCTAGAAAACCTGatgaaatttataaattaatagaGAGAATGTGCCCCCAAAACTTAAAAATAGAGCTCTTTGGAAGGCCTCATAATGTTAGGCGTAATTGGATAACCCTAGGGAATCAGCTTAACGGTGTTGTGTTGCACCATCCTCAGGTAAAAGAACGATATAACAAGGTGGCACCAAAATTGAATATGCCTTTGTGTGAGTAA